A single Streptomyces sp. 2114.4 DNA region contains:
- a CDS encoding PH domain-containing protein, whose translation MTSQDRSSPPQQQYAERSYRSPAALVGGVFLLLLGGWLGGDALLRGAAHTKLMAVFALLLGVPLVVAYTLRPLVRAGEDRLTVRNPFRTVTLPWGSVETLRAAFSTEAVSSSGTTYQLWAIPVSLRQRKKAGRQARRGATPGPRFGAWGAGDDGPVPLAMADQALAELREVQERAAGRESAQGEPVVRWAYAVIAPIVVGAAGLAVMVAL comes from the coding sequence ATGACGAGCCAGGACCGGTCCTCCCCGCCCCAGCAGCAGTACGCGGAGCGCAGCTACCGCTCGCCCGCGGCCCTCGTGGGCGGCGTATTCCTCCTCCTGCTCGGCGGCTGGCTCGGCGGCGACGCGCTGCTGCGGGGCGCCGCGCACACCAAGCTCATGGCGGTCTTCGCGCTGCTCCTCGGCGTGCCGCTGGTGGTCGCCTACACCCTGCGGCCGCTGGTGCGGGCGGGCGAGGACCGGCTGACGGTGCGCAATCCGTTCCGTACGGTCACGCTGCCGTGGGGCTCGGTGGAGACGCTGCGCGCGGCGTTCTCGACCGAGGCGGTCAGCAGCTCCGGCACGACGTACCAGCTGTGGGCGATCCCGGTCTCGCTGCGGCAGCGGAAGAAGGCCGGCCGGCAGGCGCGGCGGGGCGCCACGCCCGGCCCCAGGTTCGGAGCGTGGGGGGCCGGCGACGACGGCCCGGTGCCACTCGCCATGGCCGACCAGGCACTCGCGGAGCTGCGTGAGGTTCAGGAGCGCGCTGCGGGCCGCGAGAGCGCCCAGGGCGAGCCGGTGGTGCGCTGGGCGTACGCGGTCATCGCGCCGATCGTGGTGGGCGCGGCCGGGCTGGCCGTGATGGTGGCGCTGTAG
- a CDS encoding NAD(P)H-quinone dehydrogenase, which yields MEYVTRIVIIGGGPGGYEAALVAASLGAEVTVVDCDGLGGASVLTDCVPSKTLIATAEVMTTFDSSYEELGIIVEDDTPYQDRPARVVGVDLGKVNRRVKRLALAQSHDITASVTRAGGRVMRGRGRLEPGQAPDGSRKVTVTAADGTTEGLIADAVLIATGAHPREIPDALPDGERILNWTQVYDLDELPEELIVVGSGVTGAEFAGAYQALGSRVTLVSSRDRVLPGEDPDAAAVLEDVFRRRGMNVMSRSRAQSAKRVGDRVEVTLSDGRTISGTHCLMAVGSIPNTEGIGLEAAGVKLKESGHVWTDKVSRTTAPGVYAAGDCTGIFALASVAAMQGRIAMYHFLGDAVTPLNLKTVSANVFTDPEIATVGYSQADVDSGKIDARVVKLPLLRNPRAKMQGIRDGFVKLFCRPGTGIVVGGVVVSPRASELIHPISIAVDNNLTVEQIANTFTVYPSLSGSLAEVARQLHIRKAAGE from the coding sequence ATGGAGTACGTGACTCGGATCGTGATCATCGGTGGCGGACCCGGCGGATACGAAGCGGCCCTGGTGGCCGCCTCTCTCGGCGCGGAGGTGACCGTCGTCGACTGCGACGGTCTGGGCGGGGCGTCGGTGCTGACCGACTGCGTGCCGTCGAAGACTCTTATCGCCACGGCCGAGGTGATGACCACCTTCGATTCGTCGTACGAAGAGCTCGGCATCATCGTCGAGGACGACACCCCGTACCAGGACCGGCCCGCCCGGGTCGTCGGCGTCGACCTCGGCAAGGTCAACCGACGGGTCAAGCGCCTCGCGCTCGCCCAGTCGCACGACATCACCGCCTCCGTCACCCGCGCCGGCGGCCGGGTCATGCGCGGCCGCGGCCGGCTGGAGCCGGGCCAGGCGCCGGACGGCTCCCGCAAGGTGACGGTCACCGCCGCCGACGGCACGACCGAGGGCCTGATCGCGGACGCGGTGCTGATCGCCACCGGCGCGCACCCCCGCGAGATCCCCGACGCGCTCCCCGACGGCGAGCGGATCCTGAACTGGACGCAGGTCTACGACCTCGACGAGCTGCCCGAAGAGCTGATCGTGGTCGGTTCCGGTGTCACCGGTGCCGAGTTCGCCGGCGCCTACCAGGCGCTCGGCTCCCGCGTCACCCTCGTCTCCTCCCGTGACCGCGTGCTGCCGGGCGAGGACCCGGACGCGGCCGCCGTCCTGGAGGACGTCTTCCGCCGCCGCGGCATGAACGTCATGTCGCGCTCGCGCGCCCAGTCCGCCAAACGGGTCGGGGACCGCGTCGAGGTCACCCTGTCCGACGGCCGCACGATCTCCGGTACGCACTGCCTGATGGCGGTCGGCTCCATCCCCAACACCGAGGGCATCGGGCTGGAAGCGGCCGGCGTCAAGCTCAAGGAGTCCGGCCACGTCTGGACCGACAAGGTCTCCCGCACCACCGCCCCGGGGGTGTACGCGGCGGGTGACTGCACCGGCATCTTCGCGCTGGCGTCGGTCGCCGCGATGCAGGGCCGGATCGCGATGTACCACTTCCTCGGTGACGCGGTCACGCCGCTGAACCTCAAGACCGTCTCCGCGAACGTCTTCACCGACCCGGAGATCGCCACCGTCGGCTACTCCCAGGCCGACGTCGACAGTGGCAAGATCGACGCCCGGGTCGTGAAGCTCCCGCTGCTGCGCAACCCGCGCGCCAAGATGCAGGGCATCCGCGACGGCTTCGTGAAGCTTTTCTGCCGCCCCGGCACCGGCATCGTCGTCGGTGGTGTGGTCGTCTCCCCGCGCGCCAGTGAGCTGATCCACCCCATCTCGATCGCGGTCGACAACAATCTGACCGTCGAGCAGATCGCCAACACGTTCACGGTCTACCCCTCGCTGTCCGGTTCGCTCGCCGAGGTCGCCCGTCAGCTGCACATCCGCAAGGCGGCCGGCGAGTAG
- a CDS encoding gamma-glutamylcyclotransferase — MSLYAAYAGNLDARLMSRRAPHSPLRGTGWLDGWRLTFGGEQMGWEGALATVVESPGSQLFVALYDIAPMDEESMDRWEGVGMDIYRRMRVRVHTLDGDETAWIYVLNGYEGGLPSARYLGEIADAAESAGAPHDYVMELRKRPC; from the coding sequence ATGTCGCTCTACGCCGCGTACGCCGGCAACCTCGACGCGCGGCTGATGTCCCGCCGCGCACCGCACTCGCCGCTGCGCGGCACCGGCTGGCTGGACGGCTGGCGGCTCACCTTCGGCGGCGAGCAGATGGGCTGGGAGGGCGCGCTGGCGACGGTCGTCGAATCCCCCGGCTCCCAGCTCTTCGTCGCGCTCTACGACATCGCGCCCATGGACGAGGAGTCCATGGACCGCTGGGAGGGCGTGGGCATGGACATCTACCGCCGGATGCGGGTGCGGGTGCACACCCTCGACGGCGACGAGACGGCGTGGATCTACGTCCTCAACGGCTATGAGGGCGGTCTGCCGTCCGCCCGCTACCTGGGCGAGATCGCGGACGCCGCGGAGTCGGCGGGCGCGCCGCACGACTATGTGATGGAGCTGCGCAAGCGGCCCTGCTGA
- a CDS encoding biotin carboxylase N-terminal domain-containing protein has translation MRKVLIANRGEIAVRVARACRDAGIASVAVYADPDRDALHVRAADEAYALGGDTPATSYLDIAKVLAAAADSGADAIHPGYGFLSENAEFAQAVLDAGLTWIGPPPQAIRDLGDKVAARHIAQRAGAPLVAGTPDPVSGAEEVVAFAKEHGLPIAIKAAFGGGGRGLKVARTLEEVPELYDSAVREAVAAFGRGECFVERYLDRPRHVETQCLADKHGNVVVVSTRDCSLQRRHQKLVEEAPAPFLTKEQNAELYRASKAILKEAGYEGAGTCEFLVGQDGTISFLEVNTRLQVEHPVTEEVTGLDLVREMFRIADGEELGYDDPAVRGHSFEFRINGEDPGRNFLPAPGTVTAFAAPAGPGVRLDAGVESGSVIGPAWDSLLAKLIVTGASREQALQRAARALAEFTVEGMATAIPFHRAVVTDPAFAPELTGSKEPFTVHTRWIETEFVNEIPPFAAPGADEAEADSRETVVVEVGGKRLEVSLPSSLGMPLARAAVAGGAKPKRKAAKKSGSAASGDALASPMQGTIVKVAVEEGQQVTEGELVVVLEAMKMEQPLNAHRSGTIKGLTAEVGAALTSGAVICEIKD, from the coding sequence GTGCGCAAGGTGCTCATCGCCAACCGTGGCGAAATCGCTGTTCGCGTTGCCCGTGCATGCCGGGACGCGGGGATCGCAAGCGTGGCTGTCTACGCCGACCCCGACCGGGACGCACTGCACGTCCGCGCGGCAGACGAGGCGTACGCCTTGGGCGGTGACACTCCTGCCACCAGTTACCTGGACATCGCCAAGGTCCTGGCTGCCGCCGCCGATTCGGGTGCGGACGCCATCCACCCGGGATACGGCTTCCTGTCGGAGAACGCCGAGTTCGCGCAGGCCGTCCTGGACGCCGGGCTGACCTGGATCGGGCCGCCCCCGCAGGCCATCCGCGACCTCGGTGACAAGGTCGCAGCGAGGCACATCGCCCAGCGGGCCGGTGCCCCCCTGGTCGCCGGCACCCCCGACCCGGTCTCCGGTGCGGAGGAGGTCGTGGCCTTCGCCAAGGAGCACGGTCTGCCGATCGCGATCAAGGCGGCCTTCGGTGGCGGCGGCCGTGGCCTGAAGGTCGCCCGCACCCTCGAAGAGGTCCCGGAGCTGTATGACTCCGCGGTGCGCGAGGCGGTCGCCGCGTTCGGCCGCGGCGAGTGCTTCGTCGAGCGGTACCTCGACCGTCCGCGGCACGTCGAGACCCAGTGCCTGGCCGACAAGCACGGCAACGTCGTCGTGGTCTCGACCCGTGACTGCTCGCTGCAGCGCCGCCACCAGAAGCTGGTGGAGGAGGCCCCGGCCCCGTTCCTGACCAAGGAGCAGAACGCCGAGCTGTACCGCGCCTCCAAGGCCATCCTCAAGGAAGCCGGCTACGAGGGCGCCGGCACCTGTGAATTCCTCGTCGGCCAGGACGGCACCATCTCCTTCCTGGAGGTCAACACCCGCCTCCAGGTCGAGCACCCGGTCACCGAAGAGGTCACCGGCCTCGACCTGGTCCGCGAGATGTTCCGGATCGCCGACGGCGAGGAGCTCGGCTACGACGACCCGGCCGTCCGCGGCCATTCGTTCGAGTTCCGCATCAACGGCGAGGACCCGGGCCGCAACTTCCTCCCGGCCCCCGGCACCGTCACCGCCTTCGCCGCCCCGGCCGGTCCGGGCGTGCGCCTGGACGCGGGCGTGGAGTCCGGTTCCGTCATCGGTCCGGCCTGGGACTCCCTCCTCGCCAAGCTGATCGTCACCGGCGCCAGCCGTGAGCAGGCCCTGCAGCGCGCCGCCCGTGCGCTGGCGGAGTTCACCGTCGAGGGCATGGCCACCGCCATCCCCTTCCACCGCGCGGTCGTCACGGACCCGGCGTTCGCCCCCGAACTCACCGGCTCCAAGGAACCGTTCACGGTCCACACCCGCTGGATCGAGACCGAGTTCGTCAACGAGATTCCCCCGTTCGCCGCACCGGGCGCGGACGAGGCCGAGGCCGACTCCCGCGAGACGGTCGTCGTCGAGGTCGGCGGCAAGCGCCTGGAGGTCTCGCTGCCGTCCTCGCTGGGCATGCCGCTGGCCCGGGCCGCGGTCGCCGGCGGTGCCAAGCCCAAGCGCAAGGCCGCCAAGAAGTCCGGCTCCGCCGCCTCCGGCGACGCGCTCGCCTCCCCGATGCAGGGCACCATCGTCAAGGTGGCCGTCGAGGAGGGCCAGCAGGTCACCGAGGGCGAGCTGGTCGTCGTCCTGGAGGCCATGAAGATGGAGCAGCCGCTCAACGCGCACCGCTCCGGCACCATCAAGGGCCTGACCGCCGAGGTCGGCGCCGCCCTCACGTCCGGCGCCGTGATCTGCGAGATCAAGGACTGA
- the deoC gene encoding deoxyribose-phosphate aldolase → MPITVPAYGKEAAGRLASMADVTADDGALRRFLHGLPGVDAVGLEARAAGLGTRSIKTTAKAYAIDLAISMIDLTTLEGADTPGKVRALCAKGVHPDPTDRTSPKVAAICVYPDMVATAKEALAQAGGPDVHVASVATAFPAGRAALPVKLADTRDAVAAGADEIDMVIDRGAFLSGRYMDVFEEIKAVKEACARPDGTAAHLKVIFETGELQTYDNVRRVSWLAMLAGADFIKTSTGKVAVNATPPVTLLMLEAVRDFHATTGVQVGVKPAGGIRTTKDAIKYLVMVNETLGEPWLTADWFRFGASSLLNDLLMQRQKLSCGRYSGPDYVTVD, encoded by the coding sequence ATGCCCATCACTGTTCCCGCATACGGCAAGGAAGCCGCGGGGCGTCTGGCGTCAATGGCGGACGTGACCGCCGACGACGGTGCGCTGCGCCGCTTCCTCCACGGCCTCCCCGGCGTCGACGCGGTCGGCCTCGAAGCCCGCGCCGCCGGCCTCGGCACCCGCTCGATCAAGACGACGGCGAAGGCGTACGCCATCGATCTCGCCATCTCGATGATCGACCTGACGACTCTCGAAGGCGCGGACACCCCGGGCAAGGTCCGGGCGCTGTGCGCCAAGGGCGTCCACCCGGACCCCACCGACCGCACCAGCCCCAAGGTCGCGGCGATCTGCGTCTACCCGGACATGGTCGCCACGGCCAAGGAAGCGCTCGCCCAGGCCGGCGGCCCCGACGTTCACGTGGCGTCCGTCGCCACCGCCTTCCCGGCCGGCCGCGCCGCGCTGCCGGTCAAGCTCGCCGACACCCGGGACGCGGTCGCGGCCGGCGCCGACGAGATCGACATGGTGATCGACCGGGGCGCCTTCCTCTCCGGCCGCTACATGGACGTCTTCGAGGAGATCAAGGCCGTCAAGGAGGCGTGCGCCCGCCCCGACGGGACGGCAGCGCACCTCAAGGTCATCTTCGAGACCGGCGAACTCCAGACGTACGACAACGTCCGCCGGGTCTCCTGGCTGGCGATGCTCGCGGGCGCCGACTTCATCAAGACCTCCACCGGCAAGGTCGCCGTCAACGCCACCCCGCCGGTCACCCTCCTGATGCTGGAGGCGGTCCGCGACTTCCACGCCACGACCGGTGTCCAGGTCGGGGTGAAGCCGGCCGGCGGCATCCGGACGACCAAGGACGCGATCAAGTACCTGGTCATGGTCAACGAAACCCTCGGCGAGCCCTGGCTGACCGCCGACTGGTTCCGCTTCGGCGCCTCCAGCCTCCTCAACGACCTGCTGATGCAGCGCCAGAAGCTCAGCTGTGGCCGCTACTCCGGCCCCGACTACGTCACGGTGGACTGA
- a CDS encoding TetR/AcrR family transcriptional regulator: MRADARRNYERLLSEARTAFTEHGTDTSLEDIARRAGVGIGTLYRHFPNRTALMGAVFQGEVDALLAQARELADAPQPCAALVEWLRAIITHASTYRGLSRALMTASADDSSGMARCSVPMREAGDALLTRAQQAGAVRPDVSISDLMQLTNGISLAVEESPDDPQLADRLLTLTLSGLKGGARKP, encoded by the coding sequence ATGCGGGCCGATGCGCGGCGCAATTACGAGCGGCTGCTGAGCGAGGCCCGTACGGCCTTCACCGAGCACGGCACGGACACCTCGCTGGAGGACATCGCGCGCCGTGCCGGGGTCGGCATCGGCACCCTCTACCGCCACTTCCCGAACCGGACGGCCCTGATGGGCGCGGTCTTCCAGGGCGAGGTGGACGCCCTGCTGGCGCAGGCCAGAGAGCTCGCGGACGCGCCGCAGCCGTGCGCCGCGCTGGTCGAATGGCTGCGCGCGATCATCACCCACGCCAGTACCTACCGCGGGCTGTCGCGCGCGCTGATGACGGCATCGGCGGACGACAGTTCGGGGATGGCGCGGTGCAGCGTGCCGATGCGGGAGGCCGGGGACGCGCTGCTGACCCGCGCCCAGCAGGCCGGAGCCGTACGCCCCGATGTGAGCATCAGCGATCTGATGCAGCTGACCAACGGCATCTCACTGGCCGTGGAGGAATCCCCGGACGACCCTCAGCTCGCCGACCGGCTGCTGACCCTCACCCTGAGCGGGCTGAAGGGCGGCGCGCGGAAGCCGTAG
- a CDS encoding phospho-sugar mutase, which yields MATDPAELINRAQAWLAEDPDPETREELSKLIEAAAGDDLIAAELAARFAGTLQFGTAGLRGELGAGPMRMNRSVVIRAAAGLAAYLKAQGDGAGLVVIGYDARHKSADFARDTAAVMVGAGLRAAVLPRPLPTPVLAFAIRHLGAVAGVEVTASHNPPRDNGYKVYLGDGSQIVPPADGAIADRIAAVGPLAGVPRPEAGWETLDEAVLNAYLARTDAVLTPGSPRDTKVVYTPMHGVGRDTLVAAFARAGFPAPVVVAEQAEPDPDFPTVAFPNPEEPGAMDLAFATARDRAADADIVIANDPDADRCAVAVPDPAASDGWRMLRGDEVGALLAAHLVSKRASGTFATTIVSSQLMSRIAAASSLPYEETLTGFKWLARVDGLRYAFEEALGYCVDPEGVRDKDGITAALLITELAAELKQTGRTLTDLLDDLALEFGLHATDQLSVRVEDLSLIAGAMRTLREQPPAALAGLAVTRADDLNRGTETLPPTDGLRYYLSGSPEAGIEGARVVVRPSGTEPKLKCYLEVVVPVASPEALPEARTKAAAALASLKRDMAAAAGI from the coding sequence GTGGCTACCGATCCCGCGGAGCTGATCAACCGGGCCCAGGCATGGCTGGCCGAGGACCCCGACCCGGAGACCCGCGAGGAGCTGTCCAAGCTCATCGAGGCCGCCGCCGGCGACGACCTGATCGCGGCCGAGCTGGCCGCGCGGTTCGCCGGCACCCTCCAGTTCGGCACCGCCGGGCTGCGCGGGGAGCTGGGCGCGGGCCCGATGCGGATGAACCGCTCCGTGGTCATCCGGGCGGCGGCCGGTCTCGCCGCGTACCTCAAGGCGCAGGGCGACGGCGCCGGGCTGGTCGTGATCGGCTACGACGCCCGCCACAAGAGTGCCGACTTCGCCCGCGACACGGCGGCCGTGATGGTCGGCGCGGGCCTGCGCGCCGCGGTGCTGCCGCGCCCGCTGCCCACCCCGGTCCTGGCCTTCGCGATAAGGCACCTGGGCGCGGTCGCGGGTGTCGAGGTCACCGCCAGCCACAACCCGCCGCGCGACAACGGCTACAAGGTCTACCTGGGCGACGGTTCACAGATCGTGCCGCCCGCGGACGGCGCGATCGCCGACCGGATCGCCGCGGTCGGCCCGCTGGCCGGCGTGCCGCGCCCCGAGGCCGGCTGGGAAACCCTCGACGAGGCGGTCCTGAACGCCTATCTGGCGCGTACGGACGCGGTGCTGACGCCCGGCTCCCCCCGGGACACCAAGGTCGTCTACACCCCGATGCACGGCGTCGGCCGGGACACCCTCGTCGCCGCCTTCGCCCGCGCCGGCTTCCCGGCCCCGGTGGTCGTCGCGGAACAGGCCGAGCCGGACCCGGACTTCCCGACCGTCGCCTTCCCCAACCCGGAGGAGCCGGGCGCGATGGACCTCGCGTTCGCCACCGCCCGCGACCGGGCCGCGGACGCCGACATCGTGATCGCCAACGACCCCGACGCGGACCGCTGCGCCGTCGCCGTCCCCGACCCCGCTGCCTCGGACGGCTGGCGGATGCTGCGCGGCGACGAGGTCGGTGCGCTGCTCGCCGCCCATCTGGTGAGCAAGCGCGCGTCCGGCACCTTCGCGACGACCATCGTCTCCTCGCAGCTGATGTCCCGTATCGCGGCCGCCTCGTCGCTCCCGTACGAGGAGACGCTGACCGGCTTCAAGTGGCTGGCGCGGGTGGACGGCCTGCGGTACGCCTTCGAGGAGGCCCTTGGCTACTGCGTCGACCCGGAGGGCGTGCGCGACAAGGACGGCATCACCGCCGCGCTGCTGATCACCGAGCTGGCCGCGGAACTCAAGCAGACCGGGCGCACCCTCACCGACCTGCTCGACGACCTGGCGCTGGAATTCGGGCTGCACGCCACCGATCAGCTCTCGGTCCGCGTCGAGGACCTGTCGCTGATCGCCGGTGCCATGCGCACGCTGCGCGAGCAGCCGCCGGCCGCACTCGCGGGCCTGGCCGTGACCCGGGCCGACGACCTCAACCGGGGTACGGAGACGCTGCCGCCGACGGACGGTCTGCGCTACTACCTGTCCGGCTCACCGGAGGCCGGTATCGAGGGCGCCCGCGTGGTGGTCCGTCCCAGCGGCACCGAGCCCAAGCTCAAGTGCTATCTGGAGGTCGTGGTGCCGGTGGCCTCCCCCGAGGCGCTGCCCGAGGCCCGGACGAAGGCCGCCGCGGCGCTGGCGTCCCTGAAGCGGGACATGGCGGCGGCGGCCGGAATCTAA
- a CDS encoding purine-nucleoside phosphorylase produces MNATVTPDIARDPQGAAADAAARLRQLTGAETHDVALVMGSGWAPAAEALGAPEHEFPVTELPGFPAPAVAGHGGKIRSYRIGDKRALVFLGRTHYYEGRGVASVAHGVRTAAAAGCKTIVLTNGCGGLRDGMRPGQPVLISDHLNLTATSPIAGANFVDLTDLYSPRLRALCKEVDPSLEEGVYAQFPGPHYETPAEIKMIRTLGADLVGMSTVLEAIAAREAGAEVLGLSLVTNLAAGMTGEPLNHEEVLQAGRDSATRMGSLLAQVLGKL; encoded by the coding sequence GTGAACGCAACTGTTACCCCGGACATCGCCCGTGACCCGCAGGGCGCCGCCGCCGACGCCGCCGCCCGCCTGCGCCAGCTGACCGGCGCCGAGACCCATGACGTCGCCCTGGTGATGGGCTCCGGCTGGGCGCCGGCCGCCGAGGCCCTGGGCGCGCCCGAGCACGAATTCCCCGTCACCGAGCTGCCCGGCTTCCCCGCCCCGGCGGTCGCCGGACACGGCGGCAAGATCCGCTCCTACCGGATCGGCGACAAGCGGGCGCTGGTCTTCCTGGGCCGTACGCACTACTACGAGGGCCGTGGCGTCGCCTCGGTCGCGCACGGCGTCCGTACCGCCGCCGCGGCCGGCTGCAAGACCATCGTGCTCACCAACGGGTGCGGCGGTCTGCGCGACGGCATGCGCCCCGGCCAGCCGGTCCTCATCAGCGACCACCTCAACCTGACCGCCACCTCCCCGATCGCCGGCGCGAACTTCGTCGACCTGACGGACCTGTACTCGCCGCGGCTGCGCGCGCTGTGCAAGGAGGTCGACCCGAGCCTGGAGGAGGGCGTCTACGCCCAGTTCCCCGGCCCGCACTACGAGACCCCGGCCGAGATCAAGATGATCCGGACGCTGGGCGCCGACCTGGTCGGGATGTCCACGGTCCTGGAGGCCATCGCGGCGCGCGAGGCCGGCGCCGAGGTGCTCGGGCTGTCGCTGGTGACGAACCTCGCCGCCGGCATGACGGGCGAACCGCTCAACCACGAAGAGGTGCTGCAGGCCGGCCGCGACTCCGCGACCCGGATGGGCAGCCTGCTCGCCCAGGTGCTCGGCAAGCTCTGA
- a CDS encoding DeoR/GlpR family DNA-binding transcription regulator, whose product MFAAERRQLILEMVRANGAVSLRELARVVQTSEVTVRRDVRALEAEGLLDRRHGGAVLPGGFTRESGFPQKSHLATAEKTAIADLAAGFVEEGEAIVVGAGTTTQELARRLARVPGLTVVTNSLLVAQALAHANRVEVVMTGGTLRGSNYALVGSGAEQSLQGLRVSRAFLSGSGLTAERGLSTSNMLSASVDRALVQAAGEVVVLADHTKLGSDTMFQTVPTDVITRLVTDEPPGHDDRAATELQALADQGVQIAVAGGSATGRGPGQPGMEGGAGDRRGPRRDVPLPGQRRSHAPGGGGGGAQLRSAAPLSEASGGRVADLAPRRR is encoded by the coding sequence GTGTTCGCTGCAGAACGTCGCCAATTGATCCTTGAAATGGTGCGCGCCAATGGAGCCGTATCGCTCCGGGAGCTCGCCCGCGTCGTCCAGACCTCCGAAGTAACCGTACGGCGGGACGTGCGGGCGCTGGAGGCAGAAGGGCTGCTCGACCGCCGCCACGGCGGTGCGGTCCTGCCGGGAGGCTTTACTCGCGAATCCGGATTCCCACAGAAGTCCCATCTAGCGACCGCGGAGAAGACGGCCATCGCCGATCTCGCGGCCGGCTTCGTCGAAGAGGGCGAGGCCATCGTCGTCGGCGCCGGAACGACCACCCAGGAGCTGGCCCGCCGGCTCGCCCGGGTTCCCGGTCTGACCGTCGTCACCAACTCGCTGCTGGTCGCCCAGGCGTTGGCCCATGCCAACCGCGTCGAGGTCGTGATGACCGGCGGCACCCTGCGCGGCTCCAACTACGCGCTGGTCGGCAGCGGTGCCGAGCAGTCCCTCCAGGGCCTGCGGGTGTCCCGCGCCTTCCTGTCGGGCAGTGGCCTGACCGCCGAGCGCGGCCTGTCCACCTCCAACATGCTCTCCGCCAGCGTCGACCGGGCGCTGGTGCAGGCGGCGGGGGAGGTGGTGGTGCTCGCCGACCACACCAAGCTGGGGTCCGACACGATGTTCCAGACCGTGCCCACGGATGTGATCACGCGACTCGTCACGGACGAGCCGCCGGGCCACGACGACCGCGCCGCCACGGAGCTGCAGGCGCTGGCCGATCAGGGCGTGCAGATCGCCGTCGCCGGCGGTTCGGCCACGGGCCGCGGTCCGGGGCAGCCCGGGATGGAGGGGGGTGCCGGGGACCGCAGAGGCCCCCGGCGGGACGTCCCGCTGCCGGGCCAGCGGCGCAGCCATGCGCCGGGCGGCGGGGGCGGCGGAGCGCAGCTCCGCTCGGCCGCACCCCTGTCCGAGGCCTCGGGCGGCCGGGTCGCCGACCTCGCCCCGCGACGGCGCTGA
- a CDS encoding esterase family protein yields the protein MGLTSRSLFYAVAAVAVVCVGLTLWLWPRFAGRGVRAVLGRLGVIAATQLAVVAALGLAVNANFQFYGSWHELLGLYDDAPAAVGKWGDGGTAGPAGDPSKGLVQASGADGLDKVHGLPKGEPSLVGKVESVRIVGKRTRAVDPAYVYLPPQYFQPQYARQRFPVVVALSGYPGGTFLLGQHLRLPQTAGRLIREGRMQPTVIVMLRPTIAPPRDTQCVDVPGGPQAETFFARDVPDALKSRYRVGHDPGGWGVMGYSSGGSCALQLAMRHDRTYTSAAALSPDYKVSNDPTTGDLFGEGQGRVRRRQEHDLMWRLRHLPAPRVDVLVGTSRTGEKNYPAARAFLAAVRPPMKADSIVLAHGSHNFATWRRELPAALEWMSRSLSFPEDVVGNS from the coding sequence ATGGGACTGACCAGTCGATCGCTGTTTTATGCCGTGGCCGCGGTCGCCGTGGTCTGTGTGGGGCTCACGCTCTGGCTGTGGCCGCGGTTCGCCGGGCGCGGGGTGCGGGCGGTGCTGGGGCGGCTGGGGGTGATCGCCGCCACGCAGCTGGCCGTCGTGGCGGCGCTGGGGCTTGCGGTGAACGCCAACTTCCAGTTCTACGGCTCCTGGCACGAACTGCTCGGGCTGTACGACGATGCGCCGGCCGCCGTCGGCAAATGGGGCGACGGGGGGACGGCCGGGCCCGCCGGCGATCCGTCGAAGGGCCTGGTGCAGGCCTCGGGGGCGGACGGTCTGGACAAGGTGCACGGTCTGCCGAAGGGGGAGCCGTCCCTGGTGGGCAAGGTCGAGTCCGTACGGATCGTGGGAAAGCGGACCCGGGCGGTGGACCCGGCGTACGTCTACCTGCCGCCGCAGTACTTCCAGCCCCAGTACGCCCGCCAGCGGTTCCCCGTCGTCGTCGCGCTCAGCGGCTATCCGGGGGGCACCTTCCTGCTCGGTCAGCACCTGCGGCTGCCGCAGACCGCCGGCCGGCTGATCCGGGAAGGCCGGATGCAGCCGACCGTCATCGTGATGCTGCGGCCCACCATCGCGCCGCCGCGCGACACCCAGTGCGTCGACGTGCCGGGCGGCCCGCAGGCCGAGACCTTCTTCGCCCGCGATGTGCCGGACGCGCTCAAGTCCCGCTACCGCGTCGGCCACGACCCCGGCGGCTGGGGCGTCATGGGCTACTCCTCGGGCGGCAGCTGCGCCCTGCAGCTCGCCATGCGGCACGACCGTACGTACACCTCGGCGGCCGCCCTCTCGCCCGACTACAAGGTCAGCAACGACCCCACGACCGGCGACCTCTTCGGCGAGGGACAAGGCCGGGTCCGCCGCCGCCAGGAGCACGACCTGATGTGGCGGCTGCGGCATCTTCCCGCTCCCCGCGTGGACGTCCTGGTGGGCACGAGCCGCACCGGCGAGAAGAACTACCCGGCGGCCCGGGCCTTCCTCGCCGCGGTCCGGCCCCCGATGAAGGCGGACTCGATCGTCCTCGCCCACGGCAGCCACAACTTCGCCACCTGGCGGCGTGAACTGCCCGCCGCGCTGGAGTGGATGAGCCGGTCGCTGAGCTTCCCGGAGGACGTGGTGGGCAACTCGTAG